GTTCTTCATCCTCGCCGGCGACCTGATGGGGGCCGGCGGCTTGGCCCGGCGGTTGATCGATCTGGCCTCCTCGCTGGTCGGCCGTTTCCGCGGCGGTCTTGCGGCGGTCAACACCCTCACATGCATGCTGTTCGGCGCGATTTCCGGCTCGGCTTTGGCGGCGGTTTCTTCGGTGGGCGGCACGCTCATCCCGGAGATGAACCGCAAGGGCTATGACAAAAATTTCAACATCGCCATCACCGCCACTGCAGCCACCACGGGCCTCCTTATCCCGCCGAGCAACGTGATGATTGTCTATGCGGTGGTGGCCTCCAATGTCTCGATCGGCGCCTTGTTCCTCGCCGGGGTGCTGCCGGGGGTTTTGGTGGGGCTGTTCCTCATGGCGGTGGGGGTTGGCGTCAGCGTGCGGCGCGGATATGGCGCGGTCACCGCCGGTGGCGCCGGTCCCGCGGCGCCGGCCTTTCTGCCCGCGCTCGGCCACGCGCTGCCGAGCCTGCTGCTCATCATTTTCGTGCTGTGGGGCATCCTGTCCGGGGCCTTCACCGCCACGGAAGCCTCCGCGGTCGCGGTGCTGTGGGCCTTCATCCTGGCCGTGGTGTGCTACCGCGAAATTCCAATGCAAAAACTTCCCGCGTTGCTGATGGGCTCGGCGCGCACCTCGGGCGTGGTCTTGCTGTTGGTGGCGGCTTCGGCGGCCATGAGCCGCCTGCTAACCGCCGAGCAAGTGCCGGAACTCGTCAGCAATGCCTTGCTCGGGGTTTCGTCCAACCCGCTGCTGATCCTGCTGACGATCAATCTCATTCTTTTGGTTGTTGGCACGTTCATGGACATGACGCCCGCCATCCTGGTTTTCACCCCGATCTTTCTGCCTGTGGCCGTTGGCATCGGAATCGACCCGATCCACTTCGGGATCATCATGATCGCCAACCTTTGCATCGGTCTCTGCACCCCTCCAGTCGGCACCTGTCTCTTCATGGGTTGCACGGTCGGCCGCTCGTCCATCGGCGCGGTGTCGGAGGCGATGCTCTGGTTTTACGCGTCGATGGTCGCCTCGCTGGCGGTCATCACCTACTGGCCGGCGCTTTCGATGTGGCTACCCCGCGCCATGGGCGTGATCGGAGAATAGCGGACGAGTGGAAGTTTAAAACCGCCGGCTCGTGTGATGGTCAGGGTTTGGCCCGCACGGCGGCCATGAGTTTCTCCAAGTCTGCGACGTTGTTGGTGTAGTAAGCTTTGAGGATGTCGCGGTGTTGGTCGGTCGGGGCGGCGGCGAGGACCTTGCGCAGGATGTCTTCCTTGAGCCGGTAAGCGTTGCGGTATTTTTCCCCGACCGAGGGAGCCTTGATGAGTTTGAGGATGGCGTCATCGACGAAGTCGTGGCGCAGGGCGGCATGGAACATCCTTTGGGCCTCGCGCCAGGAGCGGTTGACAGCTTCGGCGTTTTCCTTGCGCAGGGCCTCCCAGTCCATCTTGGTCACATCGAGGACGGGTCCCTTGGTGTCCACGCCGAGTTCCTCGAGGTTGTCGGTGCGGTCGGCCTGGCCGTCGCCGTCGTAGTCGTAGATGACCTGGTTGATCCAGCCCGAGTTGTTGGTGTCGCGGTATTGGATGACCTCGGCGACCTTGGTGGCGGCTTCCTTCGGCGAGCGTCCGTTGTAGTGGGCGCTGCCGTTGAAGGCCGCGTCGCGGTCCACCAGCCAAGCGCCGCTTTCGGCCCCGCAGAGGTGGATTTTTCCGTCCCATGCCGCGCGATACATGTGGCCTTTGCCGCTGAAGTCCTCATCCCATTCGCCGCGGTCGCCCAAGCTGTCGGACTGGGTGTTGCGGATGATCGATTTGGTGCCAGCCTTGGGCGGGTTGCGTTCGAGCAGGTAGGGATCGCCGGGGTAGTAAAGTTCGACGCGTTCCCAGCGGTAGCAGTCGCCGTCCTCATCGAAGGTGATCCAGGCTTTTTCCCATTGGGCGCCGAAGAGCCGCTGGATGGCATTTTCCCGGGGGATGAAGCGGAAGCGGGTTTGGCGACGCCAGTCGAAGTTGCGGTAGTAGGGTGCGGCCCACTCGGGGGCCTTGAGTTGGGGAAACTCGTTGATGTCGTTGCTGTAATCGACGCCCGGCTTGCCCGCGACGTAGAGGGTGAGGTCGTAGCTCACCGTGGTTCCCCAGCCGGTATTGTTGTCCAAGTCGTAGCTCACCCATGCCTCGTCCACGATGCCATCAAAGCGCAGGCGCATCTGGCCGGGCCCGACAAAGGCGCGGTTGTCGGCCACGCGGATGGATACCTCGGAGAGTCCGTCGCCGTCGGGATCGAAAAACAGAAACGGGTTTTCCCACGTGAACTCCGGGGTTTCCACCGCCCAGATCGGGGCGTGCTCCTTGAGGAAGGTGGCGTTGCCATGGTAGTTGGGGCGCCAGTTGGTGGGCGTATCCCAGCGGGTCCAGTCCACCGAGACATCCTTCCAGTCCAAGTCGGCGAGCATCCCGGTGTTGTCGGGATCGATTGTCATATAAAACACTGCCCCGCTTGGCCCGAAGACGCTCGGAAACCCCGGCTTCGGATTGCTGTTGTAAGCCTCGATGTCGGCAATGCCGTCGCTGTCGCGGTCGGCCCACTTGATGGTGTAATCCTTGGGTCCGTCAAAATAGCCGTCGCCATCGACATCGACCTGCATGGCCCCGTTGATGGTGTCGCCGAAGGTGTCTTCGGGTTTGGTCGCCCCAGCCTCGTCAAAGAAGCGCACGCGCCGTCCGCCCACCCAGCGCTCGATCACATCGGGCTTGCCGTCGCCGGTGGCGTCGATGCGCAAAATTTCGTCCGGCCGCGAGGGATCGAGTTTGGAGCGGCGCGGGGAGTCGGGATCGGTTTCGTTGGGATAGGCTGGCTTCGGCGCGGGCTTGGGCGCAGCTTCTTGGGCGTCAAGCGATGGCGAAACAATCGCCAAGGCACAGGCCAAGAGGGCCGGCACACGCAGACAGGGACGGCTTGTTCGGAGGCGGGGAGTCATCATGATGGCAAAGGAGTTTCAAAATGGTTCTCCTGCCTTGGCATAGGCGGAGCCAAGAGCGCGGGATCGTTCAGGAGCGAAACACCGGCGTCAATGGCAAACTCTTCTTCCTCACCATCGGCGTGGCGTGTATTATCCATCGTTCCCTATGTCGTCGATTTCCCTCAAAACGCTTTTGCTCACTTGTCTTGCAGCCTCTACTGCGTTTGCCGCCGGGTCCGGCGATGCGCCGCCGCTGGCCGTCAATCCCGGCAAGATGGTCGGCAGTCTGTCCGATCTCTCACGCAAGCACTCGAAGGTTTTCGAGGTTTCCGATCCGGACCGCCCGGGGGCTTGGTGCTGGTTCCAGGATCCGCGCGCAATCGTTGACGATGCCAAGCCCGAAAAACCCATTCTGCTGACAGGTGTGGTCACCTTCGGTGAAGCGGGCACCGGGCAGCGCGGGGACGTCGATCTTTATTGGGTGGAACTGGATTCGGTGGACCGCGATGGCGGTCCGGTGCGCGGCCGGGTGGAACTCGACGACCGCCTGCAGATGGATGACCACGCCTCCCCCGCGTTCATGATCCGGCCCGACGGCCGCTATCTGGTGACCTGGTCGAAGCACGGCAATGACCCGATCGTGCGCTCGAAAATTTCGACCAATCCCGGTGATCCCAAGGAGTGGTCGGAAACTTTCCGCTTCGAGGAAACCAACGGCGGCGTGACCTACACCAACCCGAATTTTCTGGCCGAATGGAGCGGCCAGACCAACGTGGTCTTCAACGGCATCCGCTCGCGGGGTTTCGACTCGAATTTCCTGATTTCCGGCGATCTCGGGCAGACTTGGAAGTATGCCGGGCGCGTGCTCGACGCTCTCGATCCCTGGCCGAAGGACAACGATGGAGGTCGCGCCTACGTGAAATACGCCGGCGATGAAAAATCCAAGATCCACATCTTTTCGACCGACGATCACCCGCGCGTGAATTTCAACGAGGACCGCACCGCGCCCGGCCCGCTGCTCAACTCGATCTACGCCGGCTACATGGAGAACAACCAACTCCACCGCTACGACGGCACCGTGGTGGACAAGGATCTCTCCGATGACACCGGCACGCCGCCAACCGAACTCACGCCGCTGCTCAAGGACGGGACGATGATCGAGGGCGCCGCGATGCGCCGCGGCTGGCAGCTTGATTTGAAGACCGACGCCAGCGGCCAACCGGTCGGCATCTTCCAGTTCCGGGCCGACGACAATCCCGACGATCACCGGTATTTTTACGCGCGCTACGACGGCAAGCAATGGAATGTCAGCTTCCTCGCTTATGGCGGCGACAATTTCGGCGCGTCCAGCGAACTCGACTACACCGGCCTCGCTTCGGTCGATCCGTCCAACCCGGACGTCGTGTTCATCTCGACCAGCTCGGATCCGGTGACCAACAAGCCGCTCATCAGTTCAGCCACGGGGCAGCGCCAAAACGAAATCTACATGGGCAAGACCGGCGACGGCGGGAAGTCTTGGACTTGGGCTCCGATAACATCCAACTCCGCAACCGACAACCTCCGACCGGTCGTGCCGGCCTGGACCAAGGGCAAGAGCGTCGTGCTTTGGATGCAGGGGACGTATCCGAAATTCTATGTCTATGACACCAAGATCTTGGGCCAAGTGATCGAGCACTGAGCGCACAGCACACAACATGAAATCCCGCACACTTCTTATTCTTTCGCTCCTCGGGGCAATCGCTCACTCACCCGCGCAGTCCCCCGCCCCACAGCGACCGAACTTCCTCGTCATCACCTACGAAGACACCAGCGCCAACCGTTTCGGCCCGAATGACAAAACCGGCTTCGCCAACACCCCGGCTGTGGACCGTCTCGCGCGGGAAGGCGTGAACTACACGCAATATTTCGGCATCGCCGCCGTCTGCGCCCCGAACCGCTCGTGTTGGATCACGGGAATCCACCCCAACAGCCTCGGAAGCCAGAACATGCGCTCCGATGCCGGTCCGCTGGAAGAGGTGGTCACTTATCCGGAACTCCTGCGCAAGGCCGGCTATTTCACGTCGAACAACGCCAAGACGGACTACAACTTCGCGGTGCCGAAGGGTGCGTGGGACGTGCTTTCCACCAAGGCCCACTGGCGCGATCGCAAGGATCCCAGCCAGCCATTTTTCTCCGTCTTCAACCTCGAGGGAATGCACCAGGGGCGGGTGCAATCCGACGATGCCTATGCCAAATCCGGGGGCAAACTCCCCGCAGAACGCAAGGCAGACCGCTCGAAAGTCACCGTGCCACCGTGGCTTCCCGACACCGCCGAGACACGCGAGGCCATCGGCCGCACGTGGGACAATGTGAATTTCTCGGACCGCCATGTGGCCAGCCTCCTCAAACAACTCGAGGAGGATGGCCTGCTCGATTCGACCTGGGTGATTTTCATGTCGGATCACGGCGACGGCGGCTACCCGCGCGCGAAAACCTATCTTTATGACAGCGGGCTCCACTCCGGGTTGGTGATCCGGCCCCCGGGCGGCCAGGCGGTCGAGGGTATGCCTCAGCCCGGCTCGAGTGACGACAGCCTTGTCAGCTTCGCCGACTTCCCTTCCACCGTTCTCAAGCTCGCCGGAATCAATCCTCCCGCATGGCATCAAGGCCGTCCGCTCATCGGCAAGGACGTCCCGCCGGCGCCGGAGGCCGTCACCGCTGCACGCGACCGCATCAACGGACGCTACGACTGCGTGCGCGCCGTGCGCACCGGCAAGTTCAAATACATCCGCAACTACCAACCGTGGAAACCGCTCTACCAGGAAGTCCCGGGCTTCGAAGTTGCCCCTGCCATGCAGGCACTCCGCGCCGCGATGAAATCGGGCAACCTGCCCGAGGCCGCCAAGCCTTTCTGTGCGGCGACGCGGCCGGCGGAGGAGCTTTACGATATAACCAAGGACCCCGACGAGCTTCACAACCTCGCCGCCGACCCAGCCTATGCGAAGGACCTCGAGGCGATGCGTGCCCACCTTGCCAACCGCTACAAGACCCAGGGCGACCTGGGCTTCATGCCCGAGGGAATGATGGACAAAATGGGCAAGACCGCAGGCTCCCGCCGTGCGCTTCTCAAAGGCTCCTCCTATGATACCGTGGCCGCCGAGAAGTGGGCCGGGTTCGACCAGATCAGCAAAACCCCGGACTCCGAAATTGCTGCTGCCCTCTCCTCGGGTAATCCGGTCGCCCAATACCACGCCTGCATCGCCATCGGCAACCGAAGCAGTCTGCCATCCGGAGTCGATGTCCCTGCGCTCGAAAAGTTGCTCGCCTCGGATTACGGCGACCTTGCCGCCGCTGCCGCTTGGGCGCTCATCAAGACCGGCAATGACCGCTCCAATGCCGACGCCGCGCTTACCCGCGTAATCAAAGAGGGAACCTGGCAGGAGCGTCTCAATGCCCTCAATCTCATTGATTACCTCGGTCCTCTCGCCGAACCGTTGCTCCCTCTCGTGCAAGAGACCGGACGCTCCATCCGCGAACGCATGAAAACCGACAAAAATCTGAGCAGTTCGGACCGCTATTGCGCGGAGCAGGCGGAAGTCACACTTCGCAAGCGGGGGCTGGGCGCCGATGCCGAATCGGAACCCGCCAGTTGACGGGGTTCAAGGCGTCCTATATAGCCACACCGATCACAACCCCTGACCCTACAACACCAAGATGAAACCTTTGCTTGAGAAGTCGCATCCGCTCCTGCGGTCCGCATTTTGCGTTGTCCTTGGCGCCTTGGCGCAGGAGGCATTGGCAGCTGGTGATTCACCCAAGCCCGAGACACCGCAGGAAATTGTGACCATCCAAAAGCACGGCGGATGGACATGGTTCAACGATCCGCGCGCCATCGTGGCCCGCCAGCATCTCATCGTCGGAAGTCTCGACGCGCTCACCGGCCGGGCCAAGGTCGCCATTCTCGAGCCGCTGTTGCGTCAACCACCCCACGGCTTCGTGGAGCAGGATCTGAGTTCGTGGAAAAGCCTGGACGACCACAATAATCCCGGCCTGCTCGAGCTGAGTGACGGCCGGATTTTGGCCGTCTATGCCAAACATTCAGCCGAGAAAAAATGGTATTGGCGCATCGCCACCCCGGTGGAAGCCGGCGCCGGCGTGGATTTCCAGTGGGGGCCCGAGCAGGTTTTCCAGATGCAGTCGTTGATATGCTACGCTAATCTCGCGCAACTTTCTGACGAGGGCGGCCGCATCTACAATTTCTTCCGCGGGATCGGGAGCAATCCGACCTTTGTCACATCCGAGGATGGCGCTGCCACGTGGAGCGCGCCGACGAGGCTCATCCAAGTCGACGGCCACCGGCCCTACGTCAAATACGCCAACAATGGAAAAGACCGCATCGACCTGCTCTTCACCGACGGCCATCCGCGGGACCAGCGCGAGAACAACGTTTACCACATGTATTATCAGGGCGGTAATCTCCACCGCAGCGATGGCACCCTCATCCGCTCGATGAAGGATGTCATGGCGGGCAACCCGGTGCTTCCGAGCGAAGCAACCTTGGTTTACGAGGGCAAAACCGACGGTCGCGGCTGGGTCTGGGACATGGCTTATGCAGCGGACGGCAATCCCGTCGCGGTTTTCATCAACTCCACCGACGGCGATGAGGGCAGCGACCTGCGCTTCCGCTACGCCCGCTGGGATGCCGCATCGAAAAAGTGGATCCAGCAGCAGATCGCCTATGCCGGGCGTCATCTTTACGTGCCGGAAAACCACTATGCCGGCGGTATTGCCATCGATCCGAACGACACCAACCGGATTTACATCTCGACCGAGGTGGATCCGGTCACCGGCCAGCCGGGCGAAACCGGCAGGAAGCAGATCTTCCGCGGGACCACCGCCGATCAGGGTGCCAAGTGGACTTGGGAGCAACTCACCTTCGATCCTGCCGCGGACAACATCAGGCCGTATCTGCCGCGCCAGAAATACTTTGCCGATTGCGTGCTGTGGATGCGCGGGCGCTACGACACCTATCGCGATTATGACACCGACATCGTCGGAATCCTCAAAAAATAACCTGCGAACGTTGAAAAGAGCCCCGCACGAAAAATCATTTTTTTATTTAATCCAACTATGACCCCGACATCGTCCCTCAAAAAACCGCATCCGCTCCGGCAGATGGTATCATTTAGTATCCTCGGTGCTGCTCTGGCACCGGGCGCTTTCGGTGCCGGCACGCAACTCACGATGAGCCAGATCGGTTTGGCCGAGCGGCAGGTGGTGGCGGACGCCATGAGCCGCGTGGCCGACTACCAGATGGCCAAGTATGCCCGCAACCCGTCCAAGGCCGATGCGGGGCCGAACTGGATGACCGGCACTTTTTACACCGGGGTTCTGGCCGCTTACCGCGCCACGGGCAACGAGGAGTATCTGAACAAGGCTATTGCATGGTCCGAGGGCGCCGGGTGGAAGGTGCCGGAGCCGTATCTCAACGCCGACCAGCTTTGCACGGCGCAAACCTACCTCGACATTTACGCGATCAAGCGCGATCCGGCCATGATCGCCGACGCCAAGGCCGCGCTGGAAACGATGTTCAACCGCGAGGTCATCAAGCACGAGGAACTCGGGCACGTGATATGGAAGGAGAAGGAACGTCCGTTCACCGGCCGCAATCTCTGGTGGTGGTGCGATTCGCTCTACATGGCGCCGCCCGTGCTGGCCGCGATGTCCTCGGCAACCGGCGATCCCAAATACCGCGAACTCCTGCACAAGCTCTACTGGGACTCGATCGACTTCCTTTACAACCCTGAAGAAAAGCTCGTCTTTCGCGACGAAACTCAGTTCACGGTCAAGACGGGCTCCGGCAAAAAGGTGTTTTGGGCCCGCGGCGTCGGATGGGTTTATGCCGGCCTGATCCGCGTGCTCGATCATCTGCCGAAAGACGACCCGATGCGGGAAAAGTATCTCGGGCTTTTCCGCACGCTCACCCAGAGCATCCTGCGCTACCAGCAGCCGGACGGCATGTGGCGGACCTCACTCAACGATCCTTCCTGGTATCCCGAGCCTGACAGCAGCGGCACCAGTTTCTTCTGCTACGGCCTGCTGGCGGGCATCAACCGCGGCTACCTCGACAAAAGGACCTACCTACCCGCCGCGCTCAATGCGTGGGAGGGCTTGCTCGGTTGCATCAATCCCGAGGGACGCTTGGGCTATGCCCAATTGATCAGTGGGATGCCCGGTCCGGTGCGACCGGAAAACACCATGGACTACACCAGCGGCTCGTTTCTGCTGGCCGGCAGCGAGCTTTACCAGATGAACATCACGGCCGCCGAGATCGCCAAGCTCGCTGCGCCGTATGAAGTCGTGACCATCCAGAAGCAGGGCGGTTGGACATGGTTCAACGATCCGCGCGCCATCGTGGCCCGGCGGCATCTCATCGTCGGAAGTCTCGACGCGGTCACCGGCCGGGCCAAGGTGGCCATCCTCGAACCGTTGTTGCGCCAGTCGCCCTTCAGCTTCGTGGAGCAGGATCTGAGTTCGTGGGAAAGCCTCGACGACCACAACAATCCCGCGCTGCTCGAGCTGAACGACGGCCGGATTCTGGCCGTCTATGCCAAACACGGCCTCGAGGACAAATGGTATTGGCGCATCGCCACGCCGGTGAAAGTCGGCGCCGGCGTGGATTTCCGTTGGGGGCCCGAGCAGGTTTTCCAATCTGCACCGTCAACATGCTACTCGAACCTCTTCCAACTCTCCGACGAGGGCGGGCGCATCTACAATTTCTTCCGCGGGATCGGGGGCAATCCGACCTTCGTCACGTCGGAGGATGGCGCAGCCACGTGGAGCGCGCCGACGAGACTTGTCAAAGTCGACGGCCACCGGCCCTACGTCAAATACGCCAACAATGGAAAAGACCGCATCGACCTGCTCTTCACCGACGGCCATCCGCGGGACCAGCGCGAGAACAACGTTTACCACTTGTATTATCAGGGCGGTAATCTCCACCGCAGCGATGGCACCCTCATCCGCTCGATGAACGATGTCATGGCGGGCAATCCGGTCCTCCCGAGCGAAGCAACCTTGGTTTACGAGGGCAAAACCGACGGTCGCGGCTGGGTCTGGGACATGGCTTATGCAGCGGACGGCAATCCCGTCGCGGTTTTCATCAATTCAGCCGACGGGGACGAAGGCAGCGACCTGCGCTTCCGCTACGCCCGCTGGGATGCCACCGCGAAGAAGTGGATCCAGCAGCAGATCGCCTATGCCGGGCGTCATCTTTACGTGCCGGAAAACCACTATGCCGGCGGCATTGCCATCGATCCGAACGACACCAACCGGATTTACATCTCGACCGAGGTGGATCCGGTCACCGGCCAGCCGGGCGAAACCGGCAGGAAGCAGATCTTCCGCGGGACCACCGCCGACCAGGGAGCCAAGTGGACCTGGGAGCAACTCACCTTCGATCCCGCCGCGGACAACATCAGGCCGTATCTTCCGCGCCAGAAATACTTTGCCGATTGCGTGCTGTGGATGCGCGGGCGCTACGACACGTATATCGATTATGACACCGATATCGTCGGCATCCTCAAAAAGTAGCCGGGGATGAGAAAAAGTCCGGCGGCGCGTGCTTGTCCGCAACGCCGCCCGGCCAAGGTTCGGGATAGCTTCCAATATTTTCCTGCTAACCGGCGCCAATTTAAGGCAGGATGCTTGTTTTCATGAAACGTCTGGACCGAAAGATCGCCAACATCCTGCGCGACCCCTCGGGGGCCAAGGATTTCATCATCGCCGATGCGAAGGACGCGGACATGGCCTTCGGCGTGACCGCTCCGGGGCCGCAAAACGGTTCCTGCCGCCATGGCTACAACGAATCCGAGGGTTGCTGGAAAACCTTGGATGAGTATCTCGGGCAAATCCGTGCGGTCATCCACCAGGACGTCGTCGATATCATGCTGCTCTCGGCATCCAATCTCGAGCGATTGGCCATGCAGGAGGGACTGTTCGAGAAATCCGAGATCACCCCCGCGGCGCGGGCCAACGACACAACGGACGTCTGGGCTGTGCGCGGCGGCAGATATCCCACGCACCACCCGTCGCGTTCTTTCCGCTCGGCCAACATTTGCCACATCAAATACGGGCGGATCACCGACGACTGCACCCGGCCGTTCACCGGCGCCGACCTCGGGCTTTATTCGATCACTTTCACCAACGACATCGACGCGGACCACAAAGCCTTGGAGGACTTCCACGAGTTCCGCCTCGAGGCCGAGCGCAAGCACTTCCGTTATTTCCTCGAAGTCTTCAACCCCAACGTCGATCCCGGCATCCCCGACCGCAAGGTCGGTGCTTTTCTCAACGACCACATCATCCGCACGCTGGCCGGCGTCACATCGGTCGGGCGGCCGATCTTTCTCAAAATTCCCTACAACGGACCCGGCCCCCTGGAGGAACTCGTTTCCTATGATCCGCGCCTGATCGTCGGCATACTGGGAGGCAGCGCCGGAACGACGCTGGACGCCTTCCAACTCATCCACGACGCGCAGAAGCACGGGGCGCGTG
The window above is part of the Chthoniobacterales bacterium genome. Proteins encoded here:
- a CDS encoding TRAP transporter large permease; translated protein: MNEGLAVMLVVFTALLLLRTPVAVVIGASTVLAAWTLGFPSVLLTTSREMANGLDNYPLLAIPFFILAGDLMGAGGLARRLIDLASSLVGRFRGGLAAVNTLTCMLFGAISGSALAAVSSVGGTLIPEMNRKGYDKNFNIAITATAATTGLLIPPSNVMIVYAVVASNVSIGALFLAGVLPGVLVGLFLMAVGVGVSVRRGYGAVTAGGAGPAAPAFLPALGHALPSLLLIIFVLWGILSGAFTATEASAVAVLWAFILAVVCYREIPMQKLPALLMGSARTSGVVLLLVAASAAMSRLLTAEQVPELVSNALLGVSSNPLLILLTINLILLVVGTFMDMTPAILVFTPIFLPVAVGIGIDPIHFGIIMIANLCIGLCTPPVGTCLFMGCTVGRSSIGAVSEAMLWFYASMVASLAVITYWPALSMWLPRAMGVIGE
- a CDS encoding sulfatase, which gives rise to MKSRTLLILSLLGAIAHSPAQSPAPQRPNFLVITYEDTSANRFGPNDKTGFANTPAVDRLAREGVNYTQYFGIAAVCAPNRSCWITGIHPNSLGSQNMRSDAGPLEEVVTYPELLRKAGYFTSNNAKTDYNFAVPKGAWDVLSTKAHWRDRKDPSQPFFSVFNLEGMHQGRVQSDDAYAKSGGKLPAERKADRSKVTVPPWLPDTAETREAIGRTWDNVNFSDRHVASLLKQLEEDGLLDSTWVIFMSDHGDGGYPRAKTYLYDSGLHSGLVIRPPGGQAVEGMPQPGSSDDSLVSFADFPSTVLKLAGINPPAWHQGRPLIGKDVPPAPEAVTAARDRINGRYDCVRAVRTGKFKYIRNYQPWKPLYQEVPGFEVAPAMQALRAAMKSGNLPEAAKPFCAATRPAEELYDITKDPDELHNLAADPAYAKDLEAMRAHLANRYKTQGDLGFMPEGMMDKMGKTAGSRRALLKGSSYDTVAAEKWAGFDQISKTPDSEIAAALSSGNPVAQYHACIAIGNRSSLPSGVDVPALEKLLASDYGDLAAAAAWALIKTGNDRSNADAALTRVIKEGTWQERLNALNLIDYLGPLAEPLLPLVQETGRSIRERMKTDKNLSSSDRYCAEQAEVTLRKRGLGADAESEPAS